In Vanacampus margaritifer isolate UIUO_Vmar chromosome 18, RoL_Vmar_1.0, whole genome shotgun sequence, a genomic segment contains:
- the cby1 gene encoding protein chibby homolog 1 isoform X2, giving the protein MSLKLPRFGKSFSPKKIPPRKSASLSSLHTLDRSTREMELGLEYGPPSMNIGGHMLKFEDGQWVTESGGNVSVREVERLKKKNLQLEEENNILKLKIEILIDMLTESTVEYHLMEKEVEEKWNAGDKVSTLKK; this is encoded by the exons ATGTCCCTGAAGCTCCCTCGATTTGGGAAATCATTCAGTCCGAAGAAGATTCCTCCACGGAAATCGGCATCGTTATCGAGCCTTCACACA TTGGACCGTTCCACACGGGAAATGGAGCTGGGCCTTGAGTATGGACCTCCTTCAATGAACATTGGAGGACATATGTTGAAATTTGAGGATGGACAGTGGGTAACAG AATCAGGTGGAAATGTATCGGTCCGAGAAGTAGAACGGCTTAAGAAGAAAAACTTGCAGCTAGAGGAGGAAAATAATATCTTAAAATTGAAGATAGAAATTCTTATTGACATG CTTACAGAATCGACAGTTGAGTACCACCTGATGGAGAAAGAAGTGGAGGAGAAGTGGAATGCAGGAGATAAAGTATCAACGTTGAAGAAATGA
- the cby1 gene encoding protein chibby homolog 1 isoform X1: MEDLKMSLKLPRFGKSFSPKKIPPRKSASLSSLHTLDRSTREMELGLEYGPPSMNIGGHMLKFEDGQWVTESGGNVSVREVERLKKKNLQLEEENNILKLKIEILIDMLTESTVEYHLMEKEVEEKWNAGDKVSTLKK, from the exons atggag GATCTCAAAATGTCCCTGAAGCTCCCTCGATTTGGGAAATCATTCAGTCCGAAGAAGATTCCTCCACGGAAATCGGCATCGTTATCGAGCCTTCACACA TTGGACCGTTCCACACGGGAAATGGAGCTGGGCCTTGAGTATGGACCTCCTTCAATGAACATTGGAGGACATATGTTGAAATTTGAGGATGGACAGTGGGTAACAG AATCAGGTGGAAATGTATCGGTCCGAGAAGTAGAACGGCTTAAGAAGAAAAACTTGCAGCTAGAGGAGGAAAATAATATCTTAAAATTGAAGATAGAAATTCTTATTGACATG CTTACAGAATCGACAGTTGAGTACCACCTGATGGAGAAAGAAGTGGAGGAGAAGTGGAATGCAGGAGATAAAGTATCAACGTTGAAGAAATGA
- the pdap1a gene encoding pdgfa associated protein 1a, with translation MPRGGKKGHKGRGKQFSNPEEIDRQMKAQRELEANAGVEKESGSESEEESSSEEENESKKRSGVEGLIEIENPNRISQKSKKVAELDVDAPRELSRREREEIEKQKSKERYMKLHLEGKTDQARADLARLAIIKKQREDAARKRDELRKETDEAKAKR, from the exons ATGCCGAGGGGCG GGAAAAAGGGCCATAAGGGCAGAGGGAAGCAATTCAGCAATCCTGAGGAGATTGACCGACAAATGAAAGCCCAGAGAGAACTG GAAGCAAATGCTGGTGTGGAGAAAGAGAGCGGTTCAGAGTCTGAGGAGGAGAGTAGCAGCGAAGAAGAGAATGAG TCTAAGAAGAGGAGCGGTGTGGAGGGACTGATAGAAATTGAAAATCCCAACCGCATTTCTCAAAAAAGCAAGAAAGTAGCCGAGTTGGATGTCGACGCTCCCCGAGAGCTTTCTCGCAGAGAAAG GGAGGAGATCGAGAAGCAGAAGTCCAAGGAACGCTACATGAAGCTTCATCTTGAGGGTAAGACGGATCAGGCGAGAGCTGACCTGGCCAGACTCGCTATTATCAAGAAACAGCGGGAGGACGCTGCTCGGAAGCGAGACGAACTCAGGAAAG AAACCGATGAGGCCAAAGCAAAACGTTAG
- the cdc42ep1a gene encoding cdc42 effector protein 1: MNLQEKLSGLKGLVTHSHSKRRCKADLTVDMISPPLGDFRHTMHVGRGGEVFGDTSFLSNHGGSANGGNGETDSVSTPDNKLGAFFSRTIRQIRRGSDNRIREGSKDVSQPPPAVSPIIKNAVSLPRLDVDMYNGSPITKVLFPSSQSAPGERKSSYGLESGFVTLPRLSRSERQQPSVSNPINVHRGSLTDPADAILTTRSAAVVTLDPKPTAFSSSFASLTSLDTFNFDLGPSLMSEVFGLLDGDNHTWERDETGSPWGITNEGSEMDSATISYVDSLLREDCTGEKNPQGAEWDDDEGSGNDVNGVGVSGRGGSLERGRLAVRMESERFQSAANVLARHYGSHNRMEAADSGKMKKISYSYTDDDDDDEIKV, encoded by the exons ATGAATCTCCAGGAAAAGCTCTCTGGCCTTAAAGGTCTGGTGACACACTCTCACAGCAAGCGGCGGTGTAAAGCCGACCTCACGGTGGACATGATCAGCCCCCCGCTGGGCGACTTTCGCCACACGATGCACGTGGGCCGCGGCGGCGAGGTGTTCGGGGACACCTCCTTCCTCAGCAATCACGGCGGCTCGGCCAACGGGGGCAACGGGGAGACGGACTCCGTGTCCACCCCCGACAACAAGCTCGGGGCCTTTTTCTCCAGGACAATCAGACAAATCAGGAGGGGTTCTGACAACAGAATTAGAGAAGGATCCAAGGATGTGTCACAGCCTCCTCCGGCCGTTTCTCCCATCATCAAGAATGCCGTCTCCCTTCCAAGGCTGGACGTGGACATGTACAATGGTAGTCCCATCACAAAGGTGCTCTTCCCCAGTTCTCAAAGCGCGCCAGGGGAGAGGAAGAGTTCTTACG GTTTGGAGTCCGGCTTCGTCACACTCCCTCGTCTGTCCCGCTCCGAGCGTCAGCAGCCCTCCGTCTCCAACCCGATCAACGTGCACCGCGGCTCTCTGACCGACCCCGCCGACGCCATCTTGACCACCCGCTCTGCCGCCGTTGTGACCTTGGACCCCAAACCCACCGCTTTCTCCAGCTCCTTCGCCTCGCTCACCTCCCTGGACACCTTCAACTTCGACCTGGGCCCCTCCCTCATGAGCGAGGTGTTCGGCTTACTGGACGGAGACAATCACACCTGGGAGAGGGACGAGACGGGGTCGCCGTGGGGGATCACCAACGAAGGATCCGAGATGGACTCGGCTACTATCTCTTACGTGGACTCCCTGCTGAGAGAGGACTGCACGGGCGAGAAGAATCCACAAGGGGCGGAATGGGATGACGACGAGGGGAGCGGCAATGATGTGAACGGAGTGGGCGTGTCCGGGAGGGGAGGCTCACTTGAGCGAGGGAGGTTAGCTGTGAGGATGGAGAGCGAGCGCTTCCAGAGTGCGGCCAACGTGCTTGCACGCCATTACGGGAGTCACAACAGGATGGAGGCGGCGGATTCAGGGAAGATGAAGAAGATATCCTATAGCTAcacggatgatgatgatgatgatgaaatcaAAGTCTGA
- the sh3bp1 gene encoding SH3 domain-binding protein 1 isoform X1: MLRQSLSILKQLGSSAKSQDVSELLHSDLVVVEQRVEPAKRAAQTLHKKLQGCMQSQTGIDAEKRMKKLPLMLLSVSMAENLKDFDAESSIRRVLEMCCFMEKNLASLLADFEIKVEKEVLEPLNKLSEEDLPEILKNKKQFAKLNTDWNNARLRSQQASSGPQAKQDGLKEEEEEALRKLETIKNQYSADLYHFATKEDDYASYFIRLLELQAEYHKYSHEFLGKNITELKENHSQKGPPANPLGPKVFGESLASHLLQSNREIAAPIEECVHMLLRTGMREEGLFRLAAAASVVKRLKTCMDQGTVDHSEFRMDPHAAAGALKCYLRELPEPLMTFELYKNWFKAASEKDSTEKLEQFRILLKKLPPENYNNLRYLVQFLSLLSEQQAANKMTPGNIAIVLGPNLLWPQAEGEISLLDMAAASSVQVVTVIEPLIQYSSELFPEEVSFEIPERVQGDESIISERTPLCRTVSTPATRSSSTYRLPCSKTSSMFPQDGISVSSVKSARQSAWAASAHEAATTSQKDPAVLSSSEPTRPSLLPNQNLIPHPRTAGSDSDQLESVSEARPVSDKAVVTIIKPNKPKRSVSVRKANEPLTVHYSAAKAPVPPKPPAPPAPAATIGTQVTRPPPPAQPVSLKKPPMKKSGLKAPSCPPPLPPVLQSKEAPPLDSTVG; this comes from the exons ATGCTCCGACAGTCTCTGAGCATTCTGAAGCAACTTGGGTCTTCTGCAAA GTCACAAGATGTCAGTGAGCTTCTACACTCAGACTTGGTTGTG GTGGAGCAGCGGGTGGAGCCTGCCAAGAGAGCAGCACAGACGCTACACAAGAAGCTGCAAGGCTGCATGCAGAGTCAGACGGGGATAGATGCTGAAAAACGGATG AAGAAGCTGCCTCTCATGCTGCTGTCAGTCAGTATGGCGGAAAACTTGAAAGACTTTGACGCCGAGTCGTCCATCAG GAGGGTGTTGGAGATGTGTTGTTTCATGGAGAAGAACTTGGCCAGCCTCCTGGCAGACTTtgaaataaaagtggaaaaggaAGTTTTGGAGCCACTGAATAAACTCAGTGAG GAGGATTTACCAGAGATTCTCAAAAATAAGAAGCAATTTGCAAAGTTAAATACGGACTGGAACAATGCTAGACtcag GAGCCAGCAGGCCAGCAGCGGTCCACAGGCCAAGCAGGACGGTctcaaggaggaggaagaagaagcgcTGAGGAAGTTGGAGACCATCAAG AATCAGTATTCGGCAGATCTGTATCACTTTGCCACCAAAGAAGACGACTATGCAAGCTACTTCATTCGC CTTTTGGAGCTGCAAGCAGAATACCACAAATATTCACACGAGTTTCTGGGTAAAAATATCACCGAACTCAAAGAGAATCACAGCCAGAAAG GGCCACCAGCAAACCCTTTGGGACCCAAAGTTTTCGGGGAGTCTCTTGCCTCTCACCTGCTTCAGAGTAACCGAGAAATCGCAGCACCCATTGAAGAATGTGTTCACATGCTGCTCAGAACAGGGATGAGGGAAGAG GGACTATTTCGTCTGGCGGCGGCGGCCTCGGTGGTGAAGAGGCTCAAGACTTGCATGGATCAGGGGACAGTGGATCACAGCGAGTTTAGGATGGACCCTCATGCTGCGGCTG GAGCTCTGAAGTGTTACCTGCGAGAACTTCCTGAACCACTGATGACCTTTGAACTCTACAAAAACTGGTTTAAAGCAGCCAG TGAAAAAGACAGCACAGAGAAACTGGAGCAGTTCCGTATACTACTGAAGAAACTGCCGCCTGAAAACTACAACAACCTGAG ATACCTGGTGCAGTTCTTGTCGCTGCTGTCCGAGCAGCAGGCCGCAAACAAGATGACGCCCGGTAACATTGCTATCGTCCTGGGGCCCAACCTCCTCTGGCCACAAGCCGAGGG AGAGATCAGCCTGCTCGATATGGCAGCCGCGTCCTCGGTTCAGGTGGTGACGGTTATCGAGCCTCTGATTCAATACAGCTCCGAGCTCTTTCCTGAAG AGGTGTCCTTTGAGATTCCGGAGAGGGTCCAAGGTGACGAGTCCATAATTTCGGAACGGACGCCACTGTGCAGAACAGTCTCCACTCCCGCCACGCGCTCCTCTTCAACTTATCGTCTCCCTTGCTCCAAGACAAGCAG CATGTTCCCTCAGGACGGGATCAGCGTCTCCTCTGTCAAATCGGCCCGACAATCAGCGTGGGCTGCTTCGGCACACGAGGCCGCAACCACCAGCCAAAAAGATCCCGCCGTACTCAGCAGCTCAGAACCCACAAGACCAAGCTTGTTGCCAAACCAGAACCTCATCCCACATCCCAGAACCGCAGGGTCCGATTCGGACCAATTAGAGTCCGTTTCGGAGGCCCGGCCCGTCTCAGATAAAGCGGTTGTGACGATCATCAAGCCAAACAAAC CAAAGAGGAGCGTCAGCGTGAGAAAAGCCAACGAACCGTTGACGGTTCACTACAGCGCGGCCAAAGCGCCCGTGCCGCCAAAGCCTCCGGCCCCTCCGGCTCCCGCAGCGACAATCGGGACCCAGGTGACGCGCCCACCCCCTCCAGCCCAGCCGGTTAGTCTTAAAAAGCCGCCGATGAAGAAGTCTGGACTCAAAGCCCCCAGTTGCCCCCCGCCACTTCCTCCTGTGTTACAGTCCAAGGAGGCCCCCCCCCTCGATAGCACAGTAGGATGA
- the sh3bp1 gene encoding SH3 domain-binding protein 1 isoform X2: MLRQSLSILKQLGSSAKSQDVSELLHSDLVVVEQRVEPAKRAAQTLHKKLQGCMQSQTGIDAEKRMKLPLMLLSVSMAENLKDFDAESSIRRVLEMCCFMEKNLASLLADFEIKVEKEVLEPLNKLSEEDLPEILKNKKQFAKLNTDWNNARLRSQQASSGPQAKQDGLKEEEEEALRKLETIKNQYSADLYHFATKEDDYASYFIRLLELQAEYHKYSHEFLGKNITELKENHSQKGPPANPLGPKVFGESLASHLLQSNREIAAPIEECVHMLLRTGMREEGLFRLAAAASVVKRLKTCMDQGTVDHSEFRMDPHAAAGALKCYLRELPEPLMTFELYKNWFKAASEKDSTEKLEQFRILLKKLPPENYNNLRYLVQFLSLLSEQQAANKMTPGNIAIVLGPNLLWPQAEGEISLLDMAAASSVQVVTVIEPLIQYSSELFPEEVSFEIPERVQGDESIISERTPLCRTVSTPATRSSSTYRLPCSKTSSMFPQDGISVSSVKSARQSAWAASAHEAATTSQKDPAVLSSSEPTRPSLLPNQNLIPHPRTAGSDSDQLESVSEARPVSDKAVVTIIKPNKPKRSVSVRKANEPLTVHYSAAKAPVPPKPPAPPAPAATIGTQVTRPPPPAQPVSLKKPPMKKSGLKAPSCPPPLPPVLQSKEAPPLDSTVG, from the exons ATGCTCCGACAGTCTCTGAGCATTCTGAAGCAACTTGGGTCTTCTGCAAA GTCACAAGATGTCAGTGAGCTTCTACACTCAGACTTGGTTGTG GTGGAGCAGCGGGTGGAGCCTGCCAAGAGAGCAGCACAGACGCTACACAAGAAGCTGCAAGGCTGCATGCAGAGTCAGACGGGGATAGATGCTGAAAAACGGATG AAGCTGCCTCTCATGCTGCTGTCAGTCAGTATGGCGGAAAACTTGAAAGACTTTGACGCCGAGTCGTCCATCAG GAGGGTGTTGGAGATGTGTTGTTTCATGGAGAAGAACTTGGCCAGCCTCCTGGCAGACTTtgaaataaaagtggaaaaggaAGTTTTGGAGCCACTGAATAAACTCAGTGAG GAGGATTTACCAGAGATTCTCAAAAATAAGAAGCAATTTGCAAAGTTAAATACGGACTGGAACAATGCTAGACtcag GAGCCAGCAGGCCAGCAGCGGTCCACAGGCCAAGCAGGACGGTctcaaggaggaggaagaagaagcgcTGAGGAAGTTGGAGACCATCAAG AATCAGTATTCGGCAGATCTGTATCACTTTGCCACCAAAGAAGACGACTATGCAAGCTACTTCATTCGC CTTTTGGAGCTGCAAGCAGAATACCACAAATATTCACACGAGTTTCTGGGTAAAAATATCACCGAACTCAAAGAGAATCACAGCCAGAAAG GGCCACCAGCAAACCCTTTGGGACCCAAAGTTTTCGGGGAGTCTCTTGCCTCTCACCTGCTTCAGAGTAACCGAGAAATCGCAGCACCCATTGAAGAATGTGTTCACATGCTGCTCAGAACAGGGATGAGGGAAGAG GGACTATTTCGTCTGGCGGCGGCGGCCTCGGTGGTGAAGAGGCTCAAGACTTGCATGGATCAGGGGACAGTGGATCACAGCGAGTTTAGGATGGACCCTCATGCTGCGGCTG GAGCTCTGAAGTGTTACCTGCGAGAACTTCCTGAACCACTGATGACCTTTGAACTCTACAAAAACTGGTTTAAAGCAGCCAG TGAAAAAGACAGCACAGAGAAACTGGAGCAGTTCCGTATACTACTGAAGAAACTGCCGCCTGAAAACTACAACAACCTGAG ATACCTGGTGCAGTTCTTGTCGCTGCTGTCCGAGCAGCAGGCCGCAAACAAGATGACGCCCGGTAACATTGCTATCGTCCTGGGGCCCAACCTCCTCTGGCCACAAGCCGAGGG AGAGATCAGCCTGCTCGATATGGCAGCCGCGTCCTCGGTTCAGGTGGTGACGGTTATCGAGCCTCTGATTCAATACAGCTCCGAGCTCTTTCCTGAAG AGGTGTCCTTTGAGATTCCGGAGAGGGTCCAAGGTGACGAGTCCATAATTTCGGAACGGACGCCACTGTGCAGAACAGTCTCCACTCCCGCCACGCGCTCCTCTTCAACTTATCGTCTCCCTTGCTCCAAGACAAGCAG CATGTTCCCTCAGGACGGGATCAGCGTCTCCTCTGTCAAATCGGCCCGACAATCAGCGTGGGCTGCTTCGGCACACGAGGCCGCAACCACCAGCCAAAAAGATCCCGCCGTACTCAGCAGCTCAGAACCCACAAGACCAAGCTTGTTGCCAAACCAGAACCTCATCCCACATCCCAGAACCGCAGGGTCCGATTCGGACCAATTAGAGTCCGTTTCGGAGGCCCGGCCCGTCTCAGATAAAGCGGTTGTGACGATCATCAAGCCAAACAAAC CAAAGAGGAGCGTCAGCGTGAGAAAAGCCAACGAACCGTTGACGGTTCACTACAGCGCGGCCAAAGCGCCCGTGCCGCCAAAGCCTCCGGCCCCTCCGGCTCCCGCAGCGACAATCGGGACCCAGGTGACGCGCCCACCCCCTCCAGCCCAGCCGGTTAGTCTTAAAAAGCCGCCGATGAAGAAGTCTGGACTCAAAGCCCCCAGTTGCCCCCCGCCACTTCCTCCTGTGTTACAGTCCAAGGAGGCCCCCCCCCTCGATAGCACAGTAGGATGA